From the genome of Calliopsis andreniformis isolate RMS-2024a unplaced genomic scaffold, iyCalAndr_principal scaffold0022, whole genome shotgun sequence, one region includes:
- the LOC143187284 gene encoding uncharacterized protein LOC143187284 isoform X1, with protein MEKITHLWKVNQLVTKLNCSQSRNLQTFYIEKCRKLGKEVQLPARNFGPSVMCPYCGSLWNAVDHSIRISPGKPLSKSIKTIIHSMNTERSIPKVRRSLAQKCLKNKGNKLVLKCLVCFKSTKIPFNKPPREKLPKVDLGSIQSSQKRRKKRTKDKTAGLTMPGTTNSSREETTGKLKEISTKKVGNTSSFITPTQKLKKLNINRLKDVVNRGSTPQKRKSLHNFLTELC; from the exons ATGGAGAAAATCACTCATTTATGGAAAGTGAATCAACTTGTCACGAAATTGAATTGTTCACAAAGTAGAAACTTACAAACGTTTTATAT AGAAAAATGTAGGAAACTAGGTAAAGAAGTACAGCTGCCAGCTAGAAATTTTGGTCCCTCTGTAATGTGCCCATATTGTGGATCACTTTGGAATGCAGTGGACCATAGCATTAGAATATCACCTGGCAAACCATTGTCTAAATCTATTAAAACAATCATACACTCTATGAACACTGAGAGAAGTATACCCAAAGTTCGCAGAAGTTTAGCTCAAAAGTGCTTAAAAAACAAAGGGAACAAATTAGTATTGAAATGTTTGGTATGTTTTAAGAGTACAAAGATACCTTTCAATAAGCCACCAAGAGAGAAACTGCCAAAGGTTGACCTAGGAAGCATTCAAAGCTCACAGAAGCGCAGGAAAAAGAGAACCAAAGACAAAACTGCAGGTCTGACTATGCCTGGAACAACAAATTCAAGTAGAGAGGAGACCACAGGAAAACTGAAAGAAATAAGTACGAAGAAAGTTGGGAACACCTCAAGCTTTATTACACCAACtcagaaattaaaaaaattaaacataAATCGACTAAAAGACGTCGTGAACCGAGGCTCGACACCTCAAAAAAGGAAGAGTCTACATAATTTCTTAACAGAGCTTTGCTGA
- the LOC143187283 gene encoding type 1 phosphatidylinositol 4,5-bisphosphate 4-phosphatase isoform X3, whose product MGDGKEGERQPLLKYENFNENIHGSEVSETQSTFSHTVSTIGPDELPPSYHSLHPNGSMPVVTCRVCQAMIDIAGKRDQHVVKCCQCKEATPIRNAPPGKKYVRCPCNCLLICKSSSQRIACPRPNCKRIINLAPSPITPPVLSMPGMCRVCCAHCHDTFLFNTLNNALARCPHCRKISSVGPDFTRGRGIAFIIVGIIVLVIAIAVTVGTYTYVKSNGGIYVLYVGAFLAALLCLGRSIYYCTMKISLIEGPM is encoded by the exons ATGGGGGACGGAAAGGAGGGCGAGCGACAGCCGTTGTTAAAATACGAGAACTTCAACGAAAATATACACGGTAGCGAAGTATCAG AAACGCAATCGACCTTCAGCCATACAGTGTCTACAATAGGTCCCGATGAATTACCACCGTCGTATCATTCGCTGCACCCAAATGGTAGTATGCCTGTGGTCACTTGTAGAGTTTGTCAGGCTATGATAGATATAGCTGGGAAAAGAGATCAACATGTTGTCAAGTGTTGTCAGTGCAAAGAGGCTACA CCCATAAGGAATGCACCGCCAGGAAAGAAGTATGTTCGCTGCCCCTGTAATTGTTTATTAATATGTAAAAGCTCGTCACAACGGATTGCTTGTCCAAGGCCAAATTGTAAACGCATTATTAATCTGGCACCGAGCCCAATTACACCACCTGTACTCTCTATGCCTGGAATGTGTAGGGTATGCTGCGCCCACTGTCATGATACATTCTTG TTTAATACACTGAATAATGCTTTGGCTCGATGTCCACATTGCCGAAAGATATCTTCTGTTGGACCAGACTTCACCAGAGGAAGGGGAATCGCTTTCATTATTGTTGGGATAATAGTCTTAGTGATTGCAATAGCTGTTACT GTTGGAACATACACATATGTGAAAAGCAACGGTGGAATATATGTTCTTTACGTTG GTGCATTTTTAGCGGCCTTACTGTGCCTAGGACGCAGCATTTATTATTGCACGATGAAGATTAGTTTAATAGAAGGTCCCATGTAG
- the LOC143187283 gene encoding type 1 phosphatidylinositol 4,5-bisphosphate 4-phosphatase isoform X1, translating into MGDGKEGERQPLLKYENFNENIHGSEVSDLVSEETQSTFSHTVSTIGPDELPPSYHSLHPNGSMPVVTCRVCQAMIDIAGKRDQHVVKCCQCKEATPIRNAPPGKKYVRCPCNCLLICKSSSQRIACPRPNCKRIINLAPSPITPPVLSMPGMCRVCCAHCHDTFLFNTLNNALARCPHCRKISSVGPDFTRGRGIAFIIVGIIVLVIAIAVTVGTYTYVKSNGGIYVLYVGAFLAALLCLGRSIYYCTMKISLIEGPM; encoded by the exons ATGGGGGACGGAAAGGAGGGCGAGCGACAGCCGTTGTTAAAATACGAGAACTTCAACGAAAATATACACGGTAGCGAAGTATCAG ACCTTGTTTCAGAAGAAACGCAATCGACCTTCAGCCATACAGTGTCTACAATAGGTCCCGATGAATTACCACCGTCGTATCATTCGCTGCACCCAAATGGTAGTATGCCTGTGGTCACTTGTAGAGTTTGTCAGGCTATGATAGATATAGCTGGGAAAAGAGATCAACATGTTGTCAAGTGTTGTCAGTGCAAAGAGGCTACA CCCATAAGGAATGCACCGCCAGGAAAGAAGTATGTTCGCTGCCCCTGTAATTGTTTATTAATATGTAAAAGCTCGTCACAACGGATTGCTTGTCCAAGGCCAAATTGTAAACGCATTATTAATCTGGCACCGAGCCCAATTACACCACCTGTACTCTCTATGCCTGGAATGTGTAGGGTATGCTGCGCCCACTGTCATGATACATTCTTG TTTAATACACTGAATAATGCTTTGGCTCGATGTCCACATTGCCGAAAGATATCTTCTGTTGGACCAGACTTCACCAGAGGAAGGGGAATCGCTTTCATTATTGTTGGGATAATAGTCTTAGTGATTGCAATAGCTGTTACT GTTGGAACATACACATATGTGAAAAGCAACGGTGGAATATATGTTCTTTACGTTG GTGCATTTTTAGCGGCCTTACTGTGCCTAGGACGCAGCATTTATTATTGCACGATGAAGATTAGTTTAATAGAAGGTCCCATGTAG
- the LOC143187283 gene encoding type 1 phosphatidylinositol 4,5-bisphosphate 4-phosphatase isoform X2, with amino-acid sequence MGDGKEGERQPLLKYENFNENIHGSEVSEETQSTFSHTVSTIGPDELPPSYHSLHPNGSMPVVTCRVCQAMIDIAGKRDQHVVKCCQCKEATPIRNAPPGKKYVRCPCNCLLICKSSSQRIACPRPNCKRIINLAPSPITPPVLSMPGMCRVCCAHCHDTFLFNTLNNALARCPHCRKISSVGPDFTRGRGIAFIIVGIIVLVIAIAVTVGTYTYVKSNGGIYVLYVGAFLAALLCLGRSIYYCTMKISLIEGPM; translated from the exons ATGGGGGACGGAAAGGAGGGCGAGCGACAGCCGTTGTTAAAATACGAGAACTTCAACGAAAATATACACGGTAGCGAAGTATCAG AAGAAACGCAATCGACCTTCAGCCATACAGTGTCTACAATAGGTCCCGATGAATTACCACCGTCGTATCATTCGCTGCACCCAAATGGTAGTATGCCTGTGGTCACTTGTAGAGTTTGTCAGGCTATGATAGATATAGCTGGGAAAAGAGATCAACATGTTGTCAAGTGTTGTCAGTGCAAAGAGGCTACA CCCATAAGGAATGCACCGCCAGGAAAGAAGTATGTTCGCTGCCCCTGTAATTGTTTATTAATATGTAAAAGCTCGTCACAACGGATTGCTTGTCCAAGGCCAAATTGTAAACGCATTATTAATCTGGCACCGAGCCCAATTACACCACCTGTACTCTCTATGCCTGGAATGTGTAGGGTATGCTGCGCCCACTGTCATGATACATTCTTG TTTAATACACTGAATAATGCTTTGGCTCGATGTCCACATTGCCGAAAGATATCTTCTGTTGGACCAGACTTCACCAGAGGAAGGGGAATCGCTTTCATTATTGTTGGGATAATAGTCTTAGTGATTGCAATAGCTGTTACT GTTGGAACATACACATATGTGAAAAGCAACGGTGGAATATATGTTCTTTACGTTG GTGCATTTTTAGCGGCCTTACTGTGCCTAGGACGCAGCATTTATTATTGCACGATGAAGATTAGTTTAATAGAAGGTCCCATGTAG
- the LOC143187284 gene encoding uncharacterized protein LOC143187284 isoform X2 — MEKITHLWKVNQLVTKLNCSQSRNLQTFYIEKCRKLGKEVQLPARNFGPSVMCPYCGSLWNAVDHSIRISPGKPLSKSIKTIIHSMNTERSIPKSTKIPFNKPPREKLPKVDLGSIQSSQKRRKKRTKDKTAGLTMPGTTNSSREETTGKLKEISTKKVGNTSSFITPTQKLKKLNINRLKDVVNRGSTPQKRKSLHNFLTELC; from the exons ATGGAGAAAATCACTCATTTATGGAAAGTGAATCAACTTGTCACGAAATTGAATTGTTCACAAAGTAGAAACTTACAAACGTTTTATAT AGAAAAATGTAGGAAACTAGGTAAAGAAGTACAGCTGCCAGCTAGAAATTTTGGTCCCTCTGTAATGTGCCCATATTGTGGATCACTTTGGAATGCAGTGGACCATAGCATTAGAATATCACCTGGCAAACCATTGTCTAAATCTATTAAAACAATCATACACTCTATGAACACTGAGAGAAGTATACCCAAA AGTACAAAGATACCTTTCAATAAGCCACCAAGAGAGAAACTGCCAAAGGTTGACCTAGGAAGCATTCAAAGCTCACAGAAGCGCAGGAAAAAGAGAACCAAAGACAAAACTGCAGGTCTGACTATGCCTGGAACAACAAATTCAAGTAGAGAGGAGACCACAGGAAAACTGAAAGAAATAAGTACGAAGAAAGTTGGGAACACCTCAAGCTTTATTACACCAACtcagaaattaaaaaaattaaacataAATCGACTAAAAGACGTCGTGAACCGAGGCTCGACACCTCAAAAAAGGAAGAGTCTACATAATTTCTTAACAGAGCTTTGCTGA